One segment of Streptomyces sp. NBC_01454 DNA contains the following:
- a CDS encoding TnsA-like heteromeric transposase endonuclease subunit, translated as MLAGFELDFSVDGVRRRRLLQTSWDVRFEGVEPVREFTWHKYGRGFAGWYYSVTVRDHVGYESWLERDRLVLMDRDPQVTAIASQPFWLHWHDGVRKRRHAPDYFVRLADGRARVVDVRAEDDMDEDTRESFTATERACEAVGWEFAWVGRPDPVFMANIRWLARYRRVRCGRPAVVADRLLDVFREPKGLWEGAGLVGDRLRVLPVLFHLLWSGALGTDLVGGLMQTDSLVWTEGSG; from the coding sequence GTGCTCGCGGGCTTTGAGCTGGACTTTTCTGTCGACGGGGTGCGTAGGCGTCGGCTGCTGCAGACGAGTTGGGATGTTCGGTTCGAGGGGGTGGAGCCCGTCCGTGAGTTCACCTGGCACAAGTACGGTCGGGGCTTCGCGGGCTGGTACTACTCGGTGACCGTACGGGATCACGTCGGCTACGAGTCGTGGCTGGAGCGGGACCGGCTGGTCCTGATGGACCGGGATCCGCAGGTCACGGCTATCGCCTCGCAGCCGTTCTGGCTGCACTGGCACGACGGTGTCCGCAAGCGCCGGCATGCTCCCGACTACTTCGTCCGGCTCGCCGACGGGCGGGCCCGCGTGGTCGACGTCCGTGCCGAGGACGATATGGACGAGGACACCCGGGAGTCCTTTACCGCGACCGAGCGCGCTTGCGAGGCGGTGGGCTGGGAGTTCGCCTGGGTTGGGCGGCCCGATCCGGTGTTCATGGCGAACATCCGCTGGCTGGCCCGTTACCGACGAGTGCGCTGCGGTCGGCCCGCAGTGGTGGCCGACCGGTTGTTGGACGTCTTCCGCGAGCCGAAGGGGTTGTGGGAGGGCGCCGGTCTGGTCGGGGACCGGTTGCGGGTTCTGCCGGTGCTGTTCCACCTGCTGTGGTCCGGTGCCTTGGGAACGGACCTGGTGGGCGGCTTGATGCAGACCGACAGCCTGGTCTGGACGGAGGGAAGCGGATGA
- a CDS encoding Mu transposase C-terminal domain-containing protein — MSGLRRPPALAVGHRVRFEGQVRGVLEVTAQAAVVEDAETPHRVVALIDLFDAVDFEVLFQPERMPLPAVGLLEAFPPEAVKQALWWEGHILEVLHGLAPGVEPGSEPRPGYGPGSSVTSRQRVKAAELAVAGHDVAAKTIGNRRRRYQEQGLVGLADHRPVRKRAEFGSVPEAVVEAMRKAIKEGVDTSTRNGAYLIWRTGEILRESGSEPVEPPARRTLYRLLAKLTKGTHATGSAVTRRSKAHGAAAPFGELTVSAPGEVMQIDSTPLDVMVRLDNGVVGKVELTGMIDVASRTLSAAVLRPTTKSVDASVLLARTVTPELMRPGWVEALRMSRSVLPHRRLLTLDERLEHAAAKPVIVPEMIVCDHGKAFISRNFRASCRFLEIDFQPTHKGAPFQKGHIEKMLGSVATMFAQFLPGHTGRSTDQRGRHPEQENLWSLPELQDLLDEWIIAHWQNRPHEGLRDPDHPGRLFTPNQKYAALVEACGYVPVALSGQDYVELLPAAWRAVNSYGIRINNRTYDSPELGPMRMRDSGVTAKRGLWEVHRDPYDASRVWVRDHRGDGGWVQATWKYLNRAPVPFGDLAWDHISHQLPRATEEELAQAVAGLLTRAHAGPDRPAAKKKDRKARSAKVVKAERRVAARTKAAPPTVPAPPPEPPRQPEVEASAEDDDLAEVIPLGLFNPLEDPWGRS, encoded by the coding sequence ATGAGCGGGTTGAGGCGGCCGCCGGCTTTGGCGGTCGGTCACAGGGTCCGGTTCGAGGGCCAGGTCAGGGGGGTTCTCGAGGTCACCGCTCAGGCGGCGGTGGTGGAGGACGCGGAGACTCCGCACCGGGTGGTCGCCTTGATCGACCTGTTCGACGCGGTGGATTTCGAGGTCCTGTTCCAGCCTGAGCGGATGCCGCTGCCCGCAGTCGGGCTGTTGGAGGCATTCCCGCCCGAGGCGGTGAAGCAGGCGCTGTGGTGGGAGGGGCACATCCTGGAGGTCCTGCATGGGCTTGCGCCGGGCGTGGAGCCCGGCTCGGAACCGCGGCCGGGTTACGGACCGGGCTCGTCGGTGACGTCGCGGCAGCGGGTGAAGGCGGCCGAGCTGGCTGTCGCCGGCCACGATGTCGCGGCCAAGACGATTGGCAACCGGCGTCGCCGCTACCAGGAACAGGGCTTGGTCGGGCTGGCTGACCACCGCCCGGTCCGCAAGCGCGCGGAGTTCGGCTCGGTGCCCGAGGCCGTCGTCGAGGCGATGCGGAAGGCGATCAAGGAGGGTGTCGACACCTCGACCCGCAACGGGGCTTACCTGATCTGGCGGACCGGGGAGATCCTGCGGGAATCGGGCAGTGAGCCGGTCGAACCGCCGGCCCGGCGGACCCTCTACCGGCTGCTGGCGAAGCTGACGAAGGGCACCCACGCGACCGGATCGGCGGTCACGCGCCGCTCGAAGGCCCACGGGGCGGCGGCCCCGTTCGGCGAGCTGACGGTGTCGGCTCCCGGAGAGGTCATGCAGATCGACTCCACCCCGCTGGATGTGATGGTCCGCCTCGACAACGGGGTCGTCGGCAAGGTCGAGCTCACCGGGATGATCGACGTCGCGTCCCGGACGCTGTCGGCGGCGGTGCTGCGGCCGACGACGAAGTCGGTGGACGCGAGCGTGCTGCTGGCCCGCACCGTCACTCCCGAGCTGATGCGGCCGGGCTGGGTCGAGGCGCTGAGGATGTCCCGGTCGGTGCTGCCGCACCGCAGGCTGCTGACGTTGGACGAGCGTCTGGAGCACGCGGCGGCCAAGCCGGTCATCGTCCCGGAGATGATCGTCTGCGACCACGGCAAGGCGTTCATCTCCCGGAACTTCCGGGCCTCCTGCCGGTTCCTTGAGATCGACTTCCAGCCGACCCACAAGGGGGCGCCTTTTCAGAAGGGGCACATCGAGAAGATGCTGGGCTCGGTGGCCACGATGTTCGCCCAGTTCCTGCCGGGTCATACCGGCCGCAGCACCGACCAGCGCGGCCGGCACCCCGAGCAGGAGAACCTGTGGTCGCTGCCCGAACTGCAGGACCTGCTGGACGAGTGGATCATCGCGCACTGGCAAAACCGCCCCCACGAGGGCCTGCGCGACCCCGACCACCCGGGGCGGCTGTTCACCCCGAACCAGAAGTACGCCGCCCTGGTCGAGGCATGCGGTTACGTCCCGGTCGCGCTCAGTGGGCAGGACTACGTCGAGCTGCTGCCCGCAGCCTGGCGGGCCGTCAACTCCTACGGCATCCGGATCAACAACCGCACCTACGACAGCCCCGAGTTGGGGCCGATGCGCATGCGCGACTCCGGCGTCACCGCCAAGCGGGGGCTCTGGGAGGTCCACCGCGATCCCTACGACGCCTCCAGGGTCTGGGTCCGCGACCACCGCGGCGACGGCGGCTGGGTCCAGGCGACCTGGAAGTACTTGAACCGAGCCCCGGTCCCCTTCGGAGACCTGGCCTGGGACCACATCAGCCACCAACTGCCCAGGGCCACCGAGGAGGAGCTCGCCCAGGCCGTCGCCGGCCTGCTGACTCGCGCCCACGCTGGCCCCGACCGGCCGGCTGCGAAGAAGAAGGACAGGAAGGCCAGGTCGGCCAAGGTGGTCAAGGCCGAGCGGCGGGTCGCAGCCCGGACGAAGGCCGCCCCGCCCACCGTCCCCGCCCCGCCACCGGAACCGCCGCGGCAACCTGAGGTCGAAGCATCCGCCGAAGACGATGATCTCGCCGAGGTGATCCCGCTCGGACTGTTCAACCCGCTCGAAGACCCCTGGGGGCGCTCGTGA
- a CDS encoding ATP-binding protein, with protein sequence MTTLPADDPDEDFGRQLTTLPGWREFVGASLSEPMVTLTKAEYGALEAEGQNAYDDDRLDHHARLQVVATSTVRSTVTCGRRLIILNRGAISARRGLIVSGPANTGKTIALTQLGLAHELQDRRRHPGQDDRIPVIYITVPPAATPRMIAAEFARFLGLPVLRSSNITDLTEAVVGVCTKARTGLILVDEIHNISLMTRHGAEASDTLKYFSERIPATFAYAGIDVESGSLLSGTRGDQIAARFTPMATHPFPYNTEWKALVAQMEANLVLHEHKRGTLTRLDRFIHTRTGGMIGTLSHQIRGAAVDAILGRTEKINKAGLLAVDLDIASRRQRPDAGR encoded by the coding sequence GTGACCACGCTGCCTGCCGACGATCCTGATGAGGACTTCGGACGGCAGCTGACCACTCTGCCCGGCTGGCGTGAGTTCGTCGGCGCGTCCCTGAGCGAGCCCATGGTCACGCTGACGAAGGCCGAGTACGGCGCACTGGAGGCGGAGGGCCAGAATGCCTACGACGACGATCGGCTTGACCACCATGCCCGCCTCCAGGTGGTCGCCACCTCCACGGTCCGCTCCACCGTCACCTGCGGGCGCCGTCTGATCATCCTCAACCGCGGGGCGATCAGCGCTCGCCGCGGCCTGATCGTCTCCGGGCCCGCCAACACCGGCAAGACGATCGCTCTCACCCAACTCGGCCTGGCCCACGAGCTGCAGGACCGGCGCCGGCACCCCGGACAGGACGACCGCATCCCGGTCATCTACATCACCGTCCCGCCTGCCGCGACACCCCGCATGATCGCCGCCGAGTTCGCCCGCTTCCTGGGCCTGCCGGTCCTGCGGAGTTCGAACATCACCGACCTCACCGAGGCCGTCGTCGGCGTCTGCACCAAGGCCCGGACCGGGCTGATTCTGGTGGACGAGATCCACAACATTTCGCTGATGACGCGTCACGGAGCCGAAGCCTCGGACACGTTGAAGTACTTCTCCGAGCGCATCCCAGCGACCTTTGCCTACGCGGGCATCGACGTTGAGTCCGGCAGCCTGCTTTCCGGCACCCGAGGAGACCAGATCGCCGCCCGCTTCACCCCGATGGCCACCCACCCCTTCCCCTACAACACCGAGTGGAAGGCGCTGGTCGCTCAGATGGAGGCGAACCTCGTGCTGCACGAGCACAAACGCGGCACCCTGACCCGCCTGGACCGCTTCATCCACACCCGCACCGGCGGCATGATCGGCACCCTCTCCCACCAGATCCGCGGAGCCGCCGTCGACGCCATCCTCGGCCGCACCGAGAAGATCAACAAGGCGGGCCTGCTGGCCGTCGACCTGGACATCGCGTCCCGCCGTCAGCGCCCGGACGCAGGCCGGTGA
- a CDS encoding DNA primase family protein: protein MTPPDALMSVPVAGSNAGPRTNPVADVLASVMGYFSNRDDMAPQNEIVTYVTAAYLDQVDPTDPPTPRVLEKELLAIVGGVIKAENSKAAVAAEKYPLPRYLTYWQVAQILLRLHHVIRIAPNAKDTDREYDLLAMYQATGRARGTYTTSEDNIRTTARMYNTQLTLKEFAEVLAVLREDSPRRHQSTNRDFIGARNGIVFYGAEPLDVTIFAKDFHFEPKQVHPFDPAIVLLTKNDVDYVDDAPQQVITHPEDGDWEVVAWIEELFDQPGDEGLADLIWEIIGAIIRPHVRWGKTAWFYSEQGNNGKGTLCALMRNLVGSGAHTSIPLSDFGKDFALEPLVRANAIIVDENDVGSFIDKAANLKATVTNDVIQINRKYRMPIAYQFFGFMVQCLNEFPRVKDKSESFYRRQLFVPFTKSFTGAEKKYIKDDYLQRREVLEYVFWYAINRAGASSPGDYYQLSEPVATKEVLAEYKEANDPVRAFWEEFRGRLVWDLAPFTFLYDLYKAWFADVSPSGSPVSNKQFITDLVAIVRPDALWHCPDKNRKIRPGQMMSNPEVLIAEYELKKWMHPGYTGSDPKKKSQPTLQANYRGLLRQTGASAPTDDATDEQD, encoded by the coding sequence ATGACGCCTCCTGACGCCCTCATGTCCGTACCTGTCGCCGGTTCCAACGCAGGACCGCGCACCAACCCCGTCGCCGACGTCCTGGCCAGCGTCATGGGGTACTTCTCGAACCGCGACGACATGGCTCCGCAGAACGAGATCGTCACCTACGTCACCGCTGCCTACCTCGACCAGGTCGACCCGACCGATCCTCCGACGCCGCGCGTGCTGGAGAAGGAGCTGCTGGCGATCGTGGGCGGCGTCATCAAGGCCGAGAACTCCAAGGCGGCCGTAGCCGCCGAGAAGTACCCCCTGCCGAGATATCTGACGTACTGGCAGGTCGCGCAGATCCTCCTGCGTCTGCACCACGTCATCCGCATCGCGCCCAACGCCAAGGACACCGACCGCGAGTACGACCTGCTGGCGATGTACCAGGCCACGGGTCGCGCGCGCGGGACGTACACCACCAGCGAGGACAACATCCGCACCACGGCGCGCATGTACAACACCCAGCTGACCCTCAAGGAGTTCGCCGAGGTCCTGGCCGTGTTGCGCGAGGACAGCCCGCGCCGGCACCAGAGCACGAACCGCGACTTTATCGGCGCGCGCAACGGCATCGTCTTCTACGGCGCCGAGCCGCTGGACGTCACGATCTTCGCCAAGGACTTCCACTTCGAGCCCAAGCAGGTCCACCCCTTCGACCCCGCCATCGTGCTGCTGACCAAGAACGACGTCGACTACGTGGACGACGCCCCGCAGCAGGTCATCACGCACCCCGAGGACGGAGATTGGGAAGTCGTCGCCTGGATCGAAGAGCTCTTCGACCAGCCCGGTGACGAGGGCCTCGCCGACCTGATCTGGGAGATTATCGGCGCGATCATCCGGCCGCACGTGCGCTGGGGCAAGACCGCCTGGTTCTACTCCGAGCAGGGCAACAACGGTAAGGGCACGCTCTGCGCGCTCATGCGCAACCTCGTCGGAAGCGGCGCGCACACCTCGATTCCGCTCTCGGACTTCGGCAAGGACTTCGCGCTCGAACCGCTGGTGCGCGCCAACGCGATCATCGTCGACGAGAACGATGTCGGGAGCTTCATCGACAAGGCGGCCAACCTGAAGGCGACCGTGACCAACGACGTCATCCAGATCAACCGCAAGTACCGGATGCCGATCGCCTACCAGTTCTTCGGCTTCATGGTCCAGTGCCTGAACGAGTTCCCGCGCGTGAAGGACAAGTCCGAGTCGTTCTACCGCCGGCAGCTCTTCGTGCCCTTCACCAAGAGCTTCACCGGAGCCGAGAAGAAGTACATCAAGGACGACTACCTCCAGCGCCGCGAGGTCCTGGAGTACGTCTTCTGGTACGCGATCAACCGCGCCGGCGCGTCATCTCCAGGTGACTACTACCAGCTCTCAGAGCCGGTGGCCACCAAGGAAGTCCTGGCCGAGTACAAGGAGGCCAACGACCCCGTGCGCGCCTTCTGGGAAGAATTCCGCGGGCGGCTGGTCTGGGACCTGGCACCGTTCACGTTCCTCTACGACCTGTACAAGGCCTGGTTCGCCGACGTCTCGCCGTCGGGCTCCCCGGTGAGCAACAAGCAGTTCATCACCGACCTCGTGGCGATCGTCCGGCCGGATGCCCTGTGGCACTGCCCGGACAAGAACCGCAAGATCCGGCCCGGCCAGATGATGAGCAACCCCGAGGTGCTCATCGCCGAGTACGAGCTGAAGAAGTGGATGCACCCGGGCTACACCGGCAGCGACCCGAAGAAGAAATCCCAGCCGACGCTGCAGGCCAACTACCGCGGACTGCTCCGGCAGACGGGCGCATCCGCCCCGACCGACGACGCCACTGACGAACAGGACTGA
- a CDS encoding VRR-NUC domain-containing protein has translation MARTPEGVVEDYLLTQCRANGFLCLKFVSPARRGVPDRIVVALRGTVFVEVKRPGGQLQKLQQLTHAKLRRHGAEVHVVDDKPSVDVFIAHLLKTSSDQQRAPRPTNT, from the coding sequence ATGGCTCGCACGCCCGAAGGCGTCGTCGAGGACTACCTCCTGACCCAGTGCCGGGCGAACGGCTTCTTGTGCCTGAAGTTCGTCTCGCCGGCACGCAGGGGAGTGCCCGACCGGATCGTCGTGGCCCTCCGCGGCACCGTGTTCGTCGAGGTCAAACGCCCCGGCGGCCAGCTGCAAAAACTGCAACAGCTCACGCACGCCAAGCTGCGCCGCCACGGGGCCGAGGTTCACGTCGTCGACGACAAGCCGAGCGTCGACGTCTTCATCGCGCACCTCCTCAAGACCTCATCCGACCAACAGAGAGCACCACGACCTACAAATACATAG
- a CDS encoding DEAD/DEAH box helicase, with amino-acid sequence MSSDMTTATASLPILLMPHQQQIHDFLVDHPFAGAWVPVGGMKTLSTLAVLQTVRPMGHILVIAPVAIARSTWIDEIEKWGFPIRTKSLIVDENDRKLSKVKRLQRFQEVFTDPPTMYFINQELLTQPSQETKLITPVPGAVPAPTVSPEATAILGLLQTRGPLDRDELIDEYRALVAGNPNNRVPAKDKIRAWIQELLKSALVTWEAYDCRTCSGAGCAQCRFGLVDQMPVQNINGQNTILWPFQTVIVDESQGFKSHSSNRFKALAQVRPAITRLIELTGTPSPDGLHDLWSQIYLLDQGQALGRDITQFRNRWFVPKMVPGTTTPAKWIPTANAEQEIYDAIGHLVMSAQNTTLVLPSLTIQDVNVTLPPDLIQAYKEFKRDLVLDIVRTYTDDDGKVTQSVESIIAQNQAVLTSKLMQFASGTLYTADPDDPATKGQYEVIHDKKLEMAEYLVRNNGGEPVLIAYHFKSDKEQLLARFKKAAIDVQAFDGSRAMVGRWNAGQIPVMLLHPASAGHGLNLQHGGSTMIWYTLPFSLEHYMQTNGRLHRPGQQRPVIIHRLIAKGTQDERIPSVLAGKQQVQDDLIQAVSGDFSAEQALLAALEAEIREDLNGLWASERV; translated from the coding sequence ATGTCCAGCGACATGACCACGGCTACTGCTTCGCTCCCCATCTTGCTGATGCCGCATCAGCAACAGATCCACGACTTTCTCGTTGACCACCCTTTCGCAGGTGCATGGGTCCCCGTAGGCGGCATGAAGACGCTCAGCACTCTCGCGGTACTGCAGACAGTGCGCCCGATGGGCCACATCCTCGTCATCGCGCCCGTGGCGATCGCCCGCTCCACCTGGATCGATGAGATCGAGAAGTGGGGCTTTCCGATCCGGACGAAGTCGCTCATCGTCGACGAGAACGACAGGAAGCTCTCCAAGGTCAAGCGCTTGCAGCGTTTCCAGGAGGTGTTCACCGATCCGCCGACGATGTACTTCATCAACCAGGAGCTGCTGACCCAGCCGTCCCAAGAGACGAAGCTGATCACGCCGGTGCCGGGCGCAGTGCCTGCCCCGACCGTCTCACCGGAGGCGACGGCGATCCTGGGTCTGCTCCAGACACGGGGGCCGCTGGACCGGGATGAGCTGATCGACGAGTACCGTGCTCTGGTCGCCGGCAACCCCAACAACCGGGTCCCCGCCAAGGACAAGATCCGCGCCTGGATTCAGGAGTTGCTCAAGTCGGCCCTGGTGACGTGGGAAGCCTATGACTGCCGAACCTGTTCCGGCGCCGGCTGCGCTCAGTGCCGCTTCGGTCTGGTCGACCAGATGCCGGTCCAGAACATCAACGGCCAGAACACCATCCTCTGGCCCTTCCAGACAGTCATCGTCGACGAGTCGCAAGGCTTCAAGTCGCACTCCAGTAACCGGTTCAAGGCCCTCGCGCAAGTCCGGCCGGCGATCACCCGGCTCATCGAGCTGACGGGAACACCAAGCCCTGACGGCCTGCACGACCTGTGGAGCCAGATTTACCTGCTCGACCAGGGCCAAGCGCTCGGCCGGGACATCACCCAGTTCCGCAACCGGTGGTTCGTCCCGAAGATGGTTCCCGGTACGACGACGCCGGCGAAGTGGATCCCCACCGCCAACGCCGAGCAGGAAATCTACGACGCGATTGGGCACCTGGTAATGAGCGCGCAGAACACCACGCTCGTCTTGCCATCGCTCACCATTCAGGACGTCAACGTCACGCTCCCGCCGGATCTGATCCAGGCCTACAAGGAGTTCAAGCGCGACCTGGTCCTGGACATCGTGCGGACCTATACCGACGACGACGGAAAGGTGACACAGAGCGTCGAGTCGATTATCGCCCAGAATCAGGCGGTGCTCACGAGCAAGCTCATGCAATTCGCCTCGGGCACGCTCTACACCGCGGATCCTGACGACCCGGCCACGAAGGGCCAGTACGAGGTCATCCACGACAAGAAGCTCGAGATGGCCGAGTACCTCGTACGCAACAACGGTGGCGAGCCCGTGCTCATCGCCTATCACTTCAAGTCGGACAAGGAGCAACTGCTCGCGCGTTTCAAGAAGGCAGCTATCGACGTGCAAGCCTTCGACGGCTCGCGCGCCATGGTCGGCCGCTGGAACGCCGGGCAGATCCCTGTGATGCTGCTGCACCCGGCTTCGGCCGGCCACGGCCTGAACCTGCAGCACGGCGGCTCGACGATGATCTGGTACACCCTGCCGTTCTCGCTCGAACACTACATGCAGACGAACGGCCGGCTGCACCGCCCCGGTCAGCAGCGGCCGGTGATCATCCACCGGCTCATCGCCAAGGGCACGCAGGATGAGCGGATACCCTCGGTGCTCGCCGGCAAGCAGCAGGTCCAGGACGACCTCATCCAGGCCGTCTCCGGGGACTTCAGCGCCGAGCAGGCGCTTCTCGCCGCCCTGGAGGCGGAGATCCGCGAGGACCTCAACGGCCTCTGGGCTTCCGAGCGGGTCTGA
- a CDS encoding MazG-like family protein: MTTRDDLIRYAATARTVTADGLAPYLDRLEAEARADERERVADEIHRADRPTFADGERPDLVVSVMRNIHVRIAEDGWSAPYWKPETFDLPEPSADTASMWQTASNAVAWLNSTNAASDHETAMRLMKLTEEAGEVMQAYIGLQGQNPRKGQTHTADDVAAELCDVILTAAVALHQFTTQPAAILEHHMRRVDKRMRQMGSATFPCGCRTGQGCTCPYPSASEEQQ, encoded by the coding sequence ATGACCACCCGCGATGACCTGATCCGTTATGCGGCCACGGCCCGCACCGTGACCGCCGACGGTCTCGCTCCGTACCTGGACCGTCTCGAAGCCGAAGCCCGAGCCGATGAGCGCGAACGCGTCGCCGACGAGATCCACCGCGCCGACCGGCCCACCTTCGCCGACGGAGAGCGCCCCGACCTTGTCGTCTCCGTCATGCGCAACATCCACGTCCGCATCGCCGAAGACGGATGGTCGGCCCCGTACTGGAAGCCCGAGACGTTCGACCTCCCTGAACCCAGTGCCGACACGGCCAGCATGTGGCAGACCGCCAGCAACGCCGTCGCCTGGCTCAACTCGACCAACGCGGCCAGCGACCATGAGACCGCCATGCGGCTCATGAAGCTGACAGAAGAGGCAGGCGAGGTGATGCAGGCGTACATCGGCCTGCAGGGCCAAAACCCGCGGAAGGGGCAAACGCACACCGCCGACGATGTGGCCGCCGAACTATGCGACGTCATCCTCACCGCCGCGGTCGCCCTCCACCAGTTCACCACCCAGCCAGCCGCCATCCTCGAGCACCACATGCGGCGAGTCGACAAGCGTATGCGCCAGATGGGCAGCGCCACATTCCCGTGCGGCTGCCGAACCGGGCAGGGCTGCACCTGCCCCTACCCCAGTGCCAGCGAGGAGCAGCAGTGA
- a CDS encoding IS3 family transposase (programmed frameshift), with the protein MGTSKYSPEFRADAVALYHSSPGGTYASVAKDLGVNHETLRTWVRDAEQAARPGAVEATAMEKENRQLRARVKELELEREILRRAAKYFGGGDQLVSSRFQFVEDHRGAFGVKRLCRVLAVSRSGFYRWLAGASARASRARADAELAERINRIHQESDGTYGVPRVTAELKEAGKPVNHKRVERVMRKFHIVGLHLRKKVRTTIPEPSATPVPDLLQRDFAAPVPNTKYVGDITYLPIGNGQFLYLATVLDLCSKRLTGWSIADHMRTSLVTDALRAAARARGGDGLRGAIFHSDNGAQYVSKEFAQVCSELGVTRSRGTVGTSADNAAAESLNATMKRETLQGRKRWNGASEARLAVFRWATRYNTRRRHSRLGQISPITYEQRSTTLATAA; encoded by the exons TTGGGGACGTCGAAGTACTCGCCTGAGTTCCGGGCCGATGCCGTCGCGCTGTATCACTCGAGCCCGGGTGGGACGTACGCGTCGGTGGCCAAGGACCTGGGCGTCAACCACGAGACGCTCCGCACGTGGGTGCGGGATGCCGAGCAGGCCGCCCGGCCCGGGGCGGTGGAGGCCACCGCGATGGAGAAGGAGAACCGGCAGCTGAGGGCGCGGGTGAAGGAACTCGAGCTCGAGCGGGAGATCCTGCGGAGGGCCGCGAAGTATTTTG GCGGCGGAGACCAGTTGGTGAGCAGCCGCTTCCAGTTCGTCGAGGATCACCGTGGCGCCTTCGGCGTCAAGCGGCTGTGCCGGGTACTCGCGGTCTCGCGTTCCGGCTTCTACCGGTGGCTGGCCGGCGCATCCGCGCGGGCCAGCCGGGCGAGGGCGGATGCCGAGCTCGCCGAGCGCATCAACCGGATCCATCAGGAATCGGACGGCACCTATGGGGTTCCGCGCGTCACCGCCGAGCTGAAGGAGGCCGGGAAGCCGGTCAATCACAAGCGGGTCGAGCGCGTCATGCGCAAGTTCCACATCGTCGGGCTGCACCTGCGCAAGAAGGTCCGCACCACCATTCCCGAGCCGTCGGCGACACCGGTGCCGGACCTGCTCCAGCGGGACTTTGCTGCCCCGGTGCCGAACACCAAGTACGTGGGCGACATCACCTATCTCCCGATCGGCAACGGCCAATTCCTTTATCTGGCAACGGTGTTGGACCTGTGCTCGAAACGCCTGACGGGCTGGTCGATCGCCGACCACATGCGGACCTCGCTGGTCACCGACGCGCTCAGGGCCGCAGCGAGGGCCCGCGGCGGGGACGGCCTGCGCGGGGCGATATTTCACAGCGACAACGGGGCGCAATATGTGTCGAAGGAGTTCGCCCAGGTCTGCTCGGAGCTGGGCGTGACCAGATCGCGAGGCACGGTCGGCACAAGTGCGGACAACGCCGCCGCGGAGAGTCTGAACGCGACCATGAAGCGCGAAACGCTCCAGGGCCGCAAGCGGTGGAACGGGGCCAGTGAGGCCCGCCTCGCGGTCTTCCGCTGGGCGACCCGCTACAACACCCGCCGACGGCACTCCCGCCTCGGCCAGATCAGCCCGATCACCTACGAACAGCGATCAACTACGCTGGCCACCGCCGCATGA
- a CDS encoding helix-turn-helix domain-containing protein → MAKRFSTTAEQAGLGDGLADRAVLDLALQLLDARPGVATLASPKVRSLRELLQDPEVESWASSLLGCLSAEQVDLLAVRLSEESSIQRTAARYHVHRDTLRARLEAAGHSQSRSLLDPGSGPHDVLFALIVKGHLPLSLLPDPLATTTVHTAA, encoded by the coding sequence GTGGCCAAGCGGTTCTCGACCACAGCCGAACAAGCCGGCCTCGGTGACGGCTTGGCCGACCGTGCCGTCCTGGATCTGGCCTTGCAGCTTCTCGATGCGCGTCCCGGCGTCGCCACCCTCGCCTCACCGAAGGTTCGGTCGCTGCGCGAATTGCTCCAGGACCCTGAAGTGGAGAGCTGGGCAAGCAGTCTGCTCGGCTGTCTCTCGGCCGAGCAAGTAGATCTGCTGGCTGTAAGGCTGTCGGAGGAGAGCAGTATTCAGCGGACAGCGGCGCGGTACCACGTACATCGCGACACTCTCCGGGCTCGGCTGGAGGCCGCGGGGCATTCCCAGTCCCGGTCGCTCTTGGATCCTGGCAGCGGGCCGCATGACGTGCTCTTCGCACTGATCGTCAAGGGCCATCTACCACTGTCGTTACTGCCCGATCCGCTCGCTACCACAACCGTTCATACAGCTGCCTAA